The Phacochoerus africanus isolate WHEZ1 chromosome X, ROS_Pafr_v1, whole genome shotgun sequence genome has a segment encoding these proteins:
- the AGTR2 gene encoding type-2 angiotensin II receptor, whose product MKDNFTLVTISKNITSSLHIGLVNISGNESTFNCSHKPSDKHLGAIPILYYIIFVVGFLVNTIVVTLFCCQKGPKKVSSIYIFNLAVADLLLLATLPLWATYYSYRYDWLFGPVMCKVFGSFLTLNMFASIFFITCMSVDRYQSVIYPFLSQRRNPWQASYIVPLVWCMACLSSLPTFYFRDVRTIEYLGVNACIMAFPPEKYAQWSAGIALMKNILGFIIPLIFIATCYFGIRKHLLKTNSYGKNRITRDQVLNMAAAVVLAFIICWLPFHVLTFLDALAWMGIINSCEVIAVIDLALPFAILLGFTNSCINPFLYCFVGNRFQQKLRRVFRVPITWLQGKRESVSCRKSSSLREMETFVS is encoded by the coding sequence ATGAAGGATAACTTCACCCTTGTCACCATCAGCAAAAACATTACCAGCAGTCTTCATATCGGACTTGTGAACATCTCTGGCAATGAGTCTACATTTAATTGCTCACATAAGCCATCAGATAAGCATTTAGGTGCAATTCCTATTCTCTACTACATTATTTTTGTGGTTGGATTTCTTGTCAATACTATTGTGGTTACACTGTTTTGTTGTCAAAAGGGTCCTAAAAAGGTTTCCAGCATTTACATCTTCAACCTGGCTGTGGCTGACTTACTGCTTTTGGCTACTCTTCCTCTCTGGGCAACCTATTATTCTTACAGATATGATTGGCTCTTTGGACCTGTGATGTGCAAAGTTTTTGGTTCTTTCCTGACCCTGAAcatgtttgcaagtattttttttatcaCCTGCATGAGTGTTGATAGGTACCAATCTGTCATTTACCCCTTTCTGTCTCAAAGAAGAAATCCCTGGCAAGCCTCTTATATAGTTCCTCTGGTTTGGTGTATGGCCTGTCTGTCCTCATTGCCAACATTTTACTTCCGAGATGTCAGAACCATTGAATATTTAGGAGTGAATGCTTGCATTATGGCTTTCCCACCTGAAAAATATGCCCAATGGTCAGCTGGGATTGCCTtaatgaaaaatatccttggtttTATTATCCCTTTAATATTCATAGCAACTTGCTATTTCGGAATCAGAAAACACCTACTGAAGACCAATAGCTATGGGAAGAACAGAATAACTCGTGACCAAGTCCTGAATATGGCAGCTGCTGTTGTTCTGGCATTCATCATTTGTTGGCTTCCCTTCCATGTTCTGACCTTCCTGGATGCTCTGGCCTGGATGGGTATCATTAATAGCTGTGAAGTTATCGCAGTCATTGACCTGGCACTTCCTTTTGCCATTCTCCTGGGATTCACCAACAGCTGCATTAATccctttttgtattgttttgttggAAACCGGTTCCAACAGAAGCTCCGCCGTGTGTTTAGGGTTCCAATTACTTGGCTCCAAGGCAAGAGAGAGAGTGTGTCATGCCGAAAAAGCAGTTCCCTTAGAGAAATGGAGACCTTTGTGTCTTAA